A section of the Rhizobium sp. BT03 genome encodes:
- a CDS encoding IS3 family transposase (programmed frameshift), with protein sequence MKRNRFTDEQIIGILKEHEAGTPVSELCRKHGVSDASIYKWKAKFGGMEVSEAKRLKTLEDENTKLKRLLADAMLDNAALKDLFGKEVVTPAAKRKAVAHLMSHHEMSERRACKAIGFCRMTIRYETRRDDDHELRERMKALAHERRRFGYRRIHVLLRREGHLVNHKRLFRLYREEKLTVRKRGGRKRAIGTRAPMLVPMVANDRWSLDFVSDQFTDGRRLRILTVVDDCTRECLALVADTSLSGLRVARELDRIIEERGKPRMIVSDNGSEFTSNAILQWADRTKVDWHYIAPGKPIQNAFIESFNGRLRDELLNETLFSSLAHARSALSNWRSDYNDQRPHSGLGWLTPAEFAQTLNPRRDVVLRSRNGSAPQPAATEPTTATKKRWSERKTG encoded by the exons ATGAAGCGCAATCGTTTCACAGACGAACAGATCATCGGCATTCTGAAGGAGCACGAGGCTGGCACGCCGGTCTCGGAGCTTTGCCGCAAGCACGGCGTCAGCGATGCCAGCATCTATAAATGGAAGGCCAAATTCGGCGGCATGGAGGTATCCGAAGCCAAGCGGCTGAAGACGCTGGAGGACGAGAACACGAAGCTGAAGCGGCTTCTGGCGGATGCCATGCTCGACAATGCCGCTTTGAAAGACCTTT TTGGGAAAGAAGTGGTGACGCCCGCGGCCAAGCGGAAAGCTGTCGCGCATCTGATGAGCCATCATGAGATGAGCGAACGGCGGGCGTGTAAAGCCATTGGTTTTTGCCGAATGACGATTCGTTACGAGACCAGGCGCGACGATGATCATGAGCTTCGCGAGCGAATGAAGGCGTTGGCGCATGAACGCCGCCGCTTTGGATATCGACGCATTCATGTGCTGCTGAGGCGGGAGGGTCACCTCGTGAACCACAAGAGGCTCTTCCGGCTCTATCGGGAGGAGAAACTGACGGTGCGCAAGCGCGGCGGTCGCAAGCGAGCGATAGGCACGCGAGCGCCGATGCTGGTGCCGATGGTGGCCAATGACCGTTGGTCGCTAGACTTCGTGTCGGATCAGTTCACCGATGGGCGCAGGCTGCGGATTCTGACCGTCGTCGATGATTGCACGAGGGAGTGCCTGGCGCTCGTCGCCGATACATCGCTTTCCGGTCTTCGCGTCGCACGGGAGCTTGACCGGATTATCGAGGAGCGCGGCAAGCCGAGGATGATCGTCAGCGACAACGGCAGCGAGTTCACCAGCAACGCGATCCTGCAATGGGCGGACCGGACCAAGGTTGACTGGCATTACATTGCGCCTGGTAAGCCTATCCAGAACGCTTTTATCGAAAGCTTCAACGGGCGGCTGCGAGACGAGTTATTGAATGAAACTCTGTTCTCGTCGCTTGCTCACGCCCGGTCTGCGCTTTCAAACTGGCGTAGCGATTACAACGATCAACGCCCGCATTCAGGCCTTGGCTGGCTGACACCGGCCGAATTCGCTCAGACACTCAACCCGCGACGTGATGTGGTGCTGCGCAGCCGAAATGGCTCCGCACCGCAACCCGCCGCTACCGAACCAACAACAGCAACCAAAAAACGCTGGAGCGAACGCAAAACTGGATAA